From Primulina eburnea isolate SZY01 unplaced genomic scaffold, ASM2296580v1 ctg165, whole genome shotgun sequence:
acctaggtgagaataacacgtTACCTGTCATCATTtcttcttctttgacagatgtaATGGAGGACAAATTGCTGGAAGTCTTAAAATCACACAAAAGTGCATTTCCATGGAAAGTGGCGGATATCAAAGggatcaatccatcagtctgcatgcCCAAAATATTGATGGAAGACAaatactcacctcttgtgcaacctcagagaagactgaatcaaatgatgcaagaggtagtaaaaatagaaactatcaaactccttgatgcagatattatctatcctatatctgatagtgcatgggtaatgTGTGCCGAAaaaaggtgggattactgtgatcacaaatgaaaaaaatgaattaatacccactaggacagttacgggatggcgtgtgtgcattgattatagaaaattaaatgatgctacccgtaaagatcactttccactgcccttcattgatcaaatgcttgagaggttagcgggtcatgagttttattttttttggatgGGTATTCAGGGTATAACCAAATTATGATTgcgcctgaggaccaagagaaaaccactttcacttatccttatggcacttttgcttttagTCGGATGTCCttttggtttgtgtaatgccccTGCTACATTTCAGCCCTGCATGattgctatattccatgatatgattgaaacatttcttgaaatttttatggacgACTTCTCGATTTTTGGCTCTTCTTTTGATAACTGTTTGCAGAATTTGAAGGCGGTGTTGATGAGATGCGAGGAGACAAACTTACTGCTGAATTGGGAAAAGTGCCATTTTATGGTACAAGAAGGCATAGTGTTGGGGCACAAGATATCACCGCATGGGATGAAAGTGGATAAGGCAAAAGTggaagttatcaagaacttaccacctccgacatccataaagggagttagaagttttctggGCCACACCGGTTTTTATCGgcgttttattaaagatttttctaaattttccaaacctctatcttccttacttatgaaagatgtgcccTTTAATTTTAATTCTGACTGCTTACAGGCGTACAAGGAtttgaaggagcgcttggtgacggctcctgtcttggtggcaccagattgagatctacccttcgagatcatgtgtGATGCTAGTGATACTGCGGTGGGGGCTGTGCTTGGCCAGCggcaaaacaaggtatttcatacaatttactacgcaagtaagaccttagatgaggctcaattgaattacgcaacaactgaaaaggaattacttgcagtagtgtttTTGCTTGACAAATTTCATGCATATCTTGTTTTTTCCAAAGTCATTATTTACACCGATCACTCTGCACTGAAATATTTACTTGCTAAGAATGATGCAAATCCACGCctacttcggtggattttattgttgcaagaatttgatttggaaataaaagataagaaaggtgttgagaatgtggtggcgGACCATTTGTCTAGACTAGAGCTTATTAGTAATGAATGTGTAGATCACACtattaatgattggtttcctgatGAGAAACTGTTTAAGGTGAAACACTGtccttggtatgcaaattttgctaactttcttgtcacagacacaccaccaccaaatctatcgtttcaccaacgaaagaaattcttctCTGACGTTaaacattatttttgggaggaaccatttTTGTTTAAGATCTGTGCAGATTCTATGATCAGAAGGTGTGTTCCAGAGGAGGAGTTTGGTCAAATACttaaccattgccatgaccgtgaggtaggtggtcattttggaccaaccaagacggcatccaaggtattcgaatgtggcttttattggccaacacTCTTTAAGGATGCTCGTTCTTATATGATTacttgtgataaatgccagcggacAAGTAACATCTCTAAAAAAGTATTTGAAAAACTTattggcacccatttttgcaacaaattatttgaaaaacttttgaacAAATACGGTGTCACACACAAGATCTCTACCCCATATCACCCcaaacgagtggtcaagtggaagtgtctaaCAGagaaatcaagaggattttagAAAAAGTGTTAGGTGTCAGTCGAAAAGATTGGTCTGtaaggttagatgatgctctttgggcatataggactgcgttcaaaacacctataggcactacaccagtTGGAGGAATTCCGGAATCTGGCATATGATCTCGCACTGTCTTACAAGGAAAAGACAAAGAGGGCTCATGATAGGCGGATCATCgaaagaaaattcaaagaaGGCAAAAATGTgctactctacaactcccggttgcgatTGTTTCTCGGAaaattgaagtcgcgatggcctggtccattcgtgatttctAAAGTTTAcccatcgggagctgtagaattgaaagatggAAAGGAGaggacatttacggtcaatgcccagcgactGAAGCACTATATGGGTGGCACAGTCGAGCCataacttggaatcacccggttctAAGACAATCCGAACTGAAACTAACCGTTAGTCAAGCTCttgactataaattgagaactatctCTCTTTCTCTTATCTTGCATTTAATTCGATTTTtagttcattttttttattgttttacttaaaaaaatataaaataaaaataaaaaaataaaaatttgcaaTAAACAGAGGGTAttgcgctagggcggtcaaactgCACCACCCAAGCGCGAGCCCTTGACACGCTGGGGACAGAGGGTATCGCGCTAGGAACGGTAAAAATTGACCACCCCAGCGCGAGCCTTGTTGATTTTAACCAGAACGCAACGCGCTAGGGCGGCCaaacttgaccgccccagcgcgccGCGTTATTTAAAACGCACCCTCCCCTTTCACTTTTCATTCTGCGCGCCCCAATTCTTCCTCACACCGAATTCTCTGAAAAAATCACCCTCACTTTCGAATTTCTCCCTCTTGATTTGCAGGTACTTGGGTTCTTCCTCTCCCAAAGCAGTCGAACCGGCGGTGACTCCATTCTTCACGCAAATTCTGGACAACAACGCAGATTAACCTTGGCACTCTAACACCCACGTCATTCATGGCCACAAATAAATCAAAGGTAAACACACCTCTTCTTCCTCGTCGTCTGGTACTCGAGATAAATTTGTTACTAAGGAAGCTCGACAGAGATATGAACATGCCAAAGTTCATAGGTGACCCATTCCGGAGTGGGGGTTTGAATTATCTTCGCGGTCATTAGGTTGATGTGTGCTATTGCGAACCGGTGATGGAAATATTTTGTGCGCCACCTAAGGCTGCGGTGGTTCCGCTTGTGCGAGAATTCTATGCCAACGCCGTCGAGAGAACTGATGGAGCGGCTATGGTACGGGGCAAGCTAGTTTCTTTCGACTCAACCACGTTAAATGAATTATTAGCTACACCCTGTAGGTGTTGAGGCTGATTTATAGGCGCTAATCGCCAATCCAAATTTCGAAGTCATTTTGCAATTTATATGTTACTCGAGGGCTAGGTGGAAGACTCCGAGTTGCTTTCTGGAAAAATATTTGTTGTTCAAACCCGCGATGTAGTATGCATTCCTATCAAAACGATTGATGTCAGTGTCACATACCAGTGATGTTCAGAAAGACCGCGCCATCATGGTGTACGCATTAATGGAGAGGATTCCCATTAATGTGGGCCGAGTGATATTTTCTCAGATACAACAGTCCATACACAGCTCGAGCATCGCCCTATTCTTTCCTACTATTATCACCGAGCTGTGTGTACGAGCCGGGGTAGTTGTTAATGTGGAGGATGAATGGCTACAACCAATGAGACCCATTGACGACTCGTGGGTGAAGACAAAGAGAGGAAAGCGTGCTATCGACTTCCCAGAGGTACCTTTGGAGGAGGCAGCCGCCAACCACCCACCACTAACCCCACAGCCCCGCCGACGGTCCATTATAGATAAGGTTGATGAGTTATGTGCATTTGCGGTCCATCAAGACCAGTACAACACTGTCAACAGTGCACACATGGCATCGATGGAGTCTCTAGTACGCGCGGGATGGCATCGCACATGGGCCTGACACTGCCCTTACCACACCGACACCGACGTTCCCCAGCCTCATTCCATTCAGTATGCTTATCCCCCAGGCCGACGGTGAGGAGCTTGGCATGTACCACCCGAGTGACGAAGAAGTGAGATGTGATTAGGGTAGTTCACTGGTCCTCTTCTTTTTATTTGTTTCTTTGTTTACTGCATTTATTTTGGTTCTTTATTGATTGTTTCCTTCCATCATTGGTTTTGGCATTGTCCCTATGTTCTCCATTTCATATGTTCGTTTATGCGTTTTCGGTTTGGTTCTTCTTTGTGCCATGGGAACATGGCACAATCTTAGTACGAGGGGGTGGTCACCTTAGTTGTGTCGTGCCAATGGTGACTCAACTGATGGTGAAACAAGTAAATTGTAGCCAATGAATAATTTTTGGGCTAAATTGATTGCATGTTGCTTAGTCTTATCACACATTATGAATCCCCCGGTGattgaaatttttattatttattttttatgcacATTTAGTTTATTTTGATAGTAGTGTCGATACAGTTAGTCCAAAATAATCTGTGAGGAACTGGAAACACATACATGCGACTAGAACTGATGAATTAAATCTGTTAGAAATGAGTGACTGACCAGTAGCATGAACcagtgaaaataaaaatatacccTCAATTCTATCCCGTCATCCCACATCGTGCATAGGACCTAAAAATTCATCTCTATGCCAGATAAATAAACATCGCCCGATATTGCCACAGCAGGGAGTATGCATGAGAAACTATGGCCACCtgaaaaataaaaaggaaaaaaaatataatcaagGGGGATGTAAGTGTGTGGGGGAGCCCAAAAAGGATGAATTCCTATCCCACAGCTAAAAGATGAGATTAAGGCGTGAGGAATTCCGAGAAATTTCTGACAGTGGCAATAGTGAAAATGATCTACAAATACTCCATCTGTCTGAACCACTTGAGAAAGTATGGCTATTGACTCCTACACTTTGTTGTTCAACCGAAACTCTAACCAACTTTTTGTGTTTACACTGGTTGGTCCCCAAATGGAAGTAGAACTAGTAAAGAGAAAATTGTGTTGACTTGTTGATTCGGGGCGACCCATCATGATTTGCGAATAAAATATCTGAACCACAAGTTGAAAAAATCGCACAGCACACACACcacatttttttgaaaaaatacaaATGTTTTGGTGATGTTTTGAAAAGGAAGTATTAACGATGTTGTGTTTTTGACTATTGGATGTTATGCACAAACTGCACTGATGCAGGAGATGTCATTTGCTACTTCGCCATCCGTCTGTTATTTTATACTTTCACTTtgtgtttgtttcgttttgcTTTTTGTGGTCTGTAACCTATTTTTTTCTTGAGGCAAGCAAatgttagtatgagggggggtTGATAGAGGTAATATTTTACGTGTTTTTTAATACATTGTGTGAGTCTAGTTTTGGCATCGTTTTAAGTTATTTAAGATTCCTACATTCTGTCTATTTCttcttattttattacattGGATCACCGCGTCACTTAAAGTATGTTAATGTGCCAGAAAAAATGGAAAACAAGCAATTGGGAAGAGAAGGATAGGGACAGAACCACCCCGCTCTAAGGGCGGTGAACATTTTACCGCCCAGCGCGAGAAAGGCCAGAGTACCGGACAGAAGAAgacctcgcgctcgagcggtaatattttGACCCCCACCGCAGAAAATGTTGCGAAGAACATCAGGGAGAAGACTACGCTCTGGTGGTGGTGAAACTTGACCTCCCCAGCACGTACTCAACAAGGTAGTTTTCCCATTTTATCTCTTCATTCAATTTTGGAAGGTAGGAGGTTGAAAGAGGAACCCTAGGAATGAAAATTGGA
This genomic window contains:
- the LOC140820813 gene encoding uncharacterized protein, which produces MCDASDTAVGAVLGQRQNKALHQLEEFRNLAYDLALSYKEKTKRAHDRRIIERKFKEGKNVLLYNSRLRLFLGKLKSRWPGPFVISKVYPSGAVELKDGKERTFTVNAQRLKHYMGGTVEP